From Coffea arabica cultivar ET-39 chromosome 2e, Coffea Arabica ET-39 HiFi, whole genome shotgun sequence, the proteins below share one genomic window:
- the LOC113726206 gene encoding F-box/kelch-repeat protein At3g23880-like, with amino-acid sequence MESNAPPCTAGSVNLPTEIIIEILCRLPAKSLIRFSHSIKDALKLYPLGKRAGRIAFVEVCNGLFCIWMEGELFLWNPSLRLHKRLQSPVIDTPHEIGANSFVGVAVCAFGYDPHTDDYKLVRIIKFSGRGPVRTETKIYSLKSDSWRKIQECPYPFYAKSDGKFANGSIYWLIDSGEDTSQASKIISFELSTETYGELPLPDDHPSRPEIHEFGLAVLGGMLSLYCNYSTSHFVLWGMKDANGPQKCWEKMVGIQYQDVPLQPHSSRACYYIVPRYLFENGEVLLEAKEDDLKGVLGLYTEKSLGVETKISSGISYVREVHVYEETLVSPCLRNGA; translated from the exons ATGGAAAGCAATGCTCCACCATGCACGGCGGGATCAGTGAATCTTCCAACAGAAATCATCATTGAAATACTCTGCAGACTTCCTGCGAAGTCACTGATACGCTTCAG TCATTCCATCAAGGATGCGCTCAAGCTTTATCCCTTAGGGAAAAGGGCTGGCAGAATAGCATTTGTGGAAGTTTGTAATGGCTTATTTTGCATTTGGATGGAGGGAGAATTGTTCTTGTGGAATCCATCCCTAAGACTGCACAAAAGACTTCAATCACCAGTCATTGATACTCCACACGAAATTGGTGCCAATTCTTTTGTTGGAGTTGCTGTTTGTGCATTTGGTTATGATCCGCACACTGATGATTATAAACTGGTAAGAATTATAAAGTTTTCAGGGCGCGGACCTGTAAGAACAGAAACAAAAATTTATTCACTGAAATCAGATTCTTGGAGAAAAATTCAGGAATGCCCTTATCCTTTTTATGCCAAATCTGATGGGAAGTTCGCGAATGGATCAATTTATTGGTTGATTGACAGTGGTGAAGATACAAGTCAAGCTTCTAAAATCATCTCTTTTGAACTGTCAACAGAAACTTATGGTGAGCTACCACTTCCTGATGACCATCCAAGTAGGCCTGAGATTCACgagtttggattagctgttttggGAGGAATGCTTTCCTTGTATTGCAATTATAGTACAAGCCATTTTGTTTTGTGgggaatgaaggatgcaaatggTCCTCAGAAATGTTGGGAAAAAATGGTTGGGATTCAGTATCAAGATGTCCCTCTACAGCCACATTCCTCAAGGGCTTGTTATTACATCGTCCCAAGGTACTTGTTTGAGAACGGGGAAGTTTTGCTGGAGGCAAAAGAGGATGATTTGAAAGGAGTTTTAGGACTATATACAGAGAAATCTTTGGGAGTTGAGACCAAAATTAGCAGTGGGATTTCTTATGTCCGCGAAGTCCATGTCTATGAGGAGACTTTAGTTTCACCCTGTCTAAGAAATGGAGCTTAG